The Falsibacillus pallidus genome has a segment encoding these proteins:
- the glpK gene encoding glycerol kinase GlpK, which yields MEKYILSLDQGTTSSRAILFNKKGEVVHVAQKEFKQYFPKPGWVEHNANEIWGSVLAVIATVLSESEVKPEQIAGIGITNQRETAVVWDKETGNPVYNAIVWQSRQTSEICDELKEKGYSDTFREKTGLLIDAYFSGTKVKWILDHVDGARQKAEDGQLLFGTIDTWLIWKLSGGEAHVTDYSNASRTLMYNIHELKWDDELLEILSVPKSMLPEVKPSSEIYGKTVTHHFFGKEIPIAGAAGDQQAALFGQACFEKGMAKNTYGTGCFMLMNTGENAVKSENGLLTTIAWGIDGKVEYALEGSIFVAGSAIQWLRDGLRMLKDAKDSEGYAEKVESTDGVYVVPAFVGLGTPYWDSDVRGAIFGLTRGTSKEHFVRATLESLAYQTKDVLTAMEADSGIALKTLRVDGGAVKNNFLMKFQSDLLDVPVERPEVNETTALGAAYLAGLAVGYWDSKDEITSNWNLDKSFKPDMAADEREGLYNGWKKAVHAAMAFK from the coding sequence ATGGAAAAATACATTCTTTCATTAGATCAAGGCACTACAAGTTCAAGAGCGATTCTTTTCAATAAAAAAGGGGAGGTTGTCCATGTTGCTCAAAAGGAATTCAAGCAATACTTCCCGAAACCAGGCTGGGTGGAGCATAATGCAAATGAGATTTGGGGCTCTGTGCTGGCAGTCATTGCAACCGTTTTATCTGAATCTGAAGTGAAACCTGAACAAATAGCTGGAATCGGAATCACCAATCAGCGGGAAACCGCAGTAGTATGGGATAAAGAGACCGGAAATCCTGTATACAATGCAATCGTTTGGCAGTCCCGCCAAACGTCTGAGATTTGTGATGAGTTGAAAGAGAAAGGATACAGCGATACATTCCGTGAGAAGACGGGTCTTTTGATTGACGCCTATTTCTCCGGTACAAAGGTTAAATGGATACTAGATCATGTAGATGGAGCGCGTCAGAAAGCAGAGGATGGACAACTCCTTTTCGGAACCATTGATACTTGGCTGATCTGGAAGCTTTCAGGAGGCGAGGCGCATGTGACGGATTATTCAAATGCGTCAAGGACATTAATGTACAATATCCATGAGCTGAAATGGGATGACGAACTTTTGGAAATCCTTTCAGTCCCAAAATCCATGCTTCCTGAAGTGAAGCCATCTTCTGAAATATACGGAAAAACAGTTACACATCATTTCTTCGGCAAGGAAATCCCGATTGCTGGAGCTGCGGGTGATCAGCAGGCGGCATTGTTCGGTCAGGCGTGCTTTGAGAAAGGGATGGCAAAAAACACTTACGGTACAGGCTGTTTTATGCTGATGAATACTGGCGAAAATGCTGTTAAATCTGAAAATGGGCTATTGACAACCATCGCTTGGGGCATTGATGGGAAAGTGGAATATGCATTAGAAGGAAGTATCTTTGTCGCCGGCTCTGCCATCCAATGGCTCAGGGATGGATTAAGAATGCTGAAGGATGCAAAGGATAGCGAAGGGTATGCTGAAAAGGTCGAGTCCACAGACGGTGTGTATGTTGTTCCGGCATTTGTAGGATTAGGTACGCCATATTGGGACAGCGATGTCCGCGGAGCAATTTTTGGTTTGACAAGGGGAACATCGAAGGAGCATTTTGTCCGTGCAACTCTTGAATCGCTGGCTTATCAAACTAAAGATGTATTGACAGCGATGGAGGCAGATTCCGGAATTGCTTTAAAAACCTTGAGAGTAGACGGTGGAGCAGTAAAGAATAATTTCTTAATGAAATTCCAAAGTGATTTGCTGGATGTTCCCGTTGAACGTCCGGAGGTCAATGAAACCACTGCTCTCGGTGCAGCTTATTTAGCTGGTCTAGCAGTAGGCTATTGGGACAGCAAGGATGAAATCACATCAAACTGGAATTTAGATAAATCTTTCAAGCCAGACATGGCAGCAGATGAAAGAGAAGGTTTATATAACGGATGGAAAAAAGCTGTGCATGCAGCTATGGCATTTAAATAA
- a CDS encoding MIP/aquaporin family protein codes for MSPFLAELVGTAILIILGAGVCAGVNLKKSFAQNSGWIVITMGWGLAVAVGVYAVGQYSGAHLNPAVTLGLAFKGDFPWKDVPSYILAQFLGAMIGSAIVYLHYLPHWKATNDPGVKLGVFATGPAIPHYFSNLLSEMIGTFVLVVGILSIGANKFTDGLNPFIVGFLIVSIGLSLGGTTGYAINPARDLGPRIAHFLLPIHGKGSSNWGYAWIPVVGPALGGSFGGVFYKAVFEGKMTQALWWILAVILVVLAVSLLLDKGEKESIKEKRLTA; via the coding sequence ATGTCGCCATTTTTAGCAGAATTGGTTGGAACAGCCATTTTAATCATATTGGGTGCAGGAGTCTGCGCTGGCGTGAATTTGAAAAAATCATTTGCACAAAACTCAGGATGGATTGTCATTACGATGGGATGGGGGCTCGCCGTTGCCGTAGGAGTATATGCAGTCGGTCAATATAGCGGTGCTCATTTAAATCCTGCTGTAACCCTGGGGTTGGCATTTAAAGGAGATTTTCCTTGGAAGGATGTACCAAGCTATATCCTGGCGCAATTCCTTGGAGCTATGATTGGTTCAGCAATTGTCTATCTGCATTATCTGCCTCACTGGAAGGCCACAAATGACCCGGGAGTCAAACTTGGTGTATTTGCAACTGGACCAGCAATCCCGCATTATTTTTCTAATTTACTTAGTGAAATGATTGGTACTTTTGTTCTTGTGGTAGGAATTTTATCAATCGGAGCGAATAAGTTTACTGATGGCCTAAATCCATTTATTGTAGGATTTTTAATTGTCAGTATTGGATTATCTCTTGGCGGGACGACAGGATATGCGATCAACCCAGCGAGGGATCTTGGGCCAAGAATAGCACATTTCCTTTTACCGATTCATGGGAAAGGATCTTCCAATTGGGGATATGCTTGGATTCCTGTTGTCGGACCGGCGCTCGGGGGATCCTTTGGAGGGGTATTCTACAAAGCGGTATTCGAAGGAAAGATGACACAGGCACTTTGGTGGATATTAGCTGTAATACTGGTAGTATTGGCAGTATCTCTTCTTTTAGATAAAGGTGAAAAAGAAAGTATTAAAGAAAAAAGATTGACTGCATAA
- a CDS encoding glycerol-3-phosphate responsive antiterminator, which produces MSFHGQKIIPAIRSMKDFEKMIDSPYTYGVFLDLHVGMLKSVYSHAKKHNKKMFCHVDLIHGLSSDEAAAEYICQELKPYGLISTKGSVITKARQKGVYATQRAFILDTHALERSIKLIAKTDPDYVEVLPGVIPKVIKEIHERTGKPIFAGGLIDHVDEVEQAIAAGASAVTTSNRLLWDKFSGT; this is translated from the coding sequence ATGAGTTTTCACGGACAAAAAATAATTCCTGCCATCCGGTCAATGAAAGATTTTGAAAAAATGATCGACTCGCCATATACATATGGAGTCTTTTTGGATTTGCATGTCGGAATGCTGAAGAGCGTATACAGCCATGCGAAAAAACATAATAAGAAAATGTTCTGCCATGTCGATTTGATTCATGGATTAAGCAGTGATGAAGCTGCCGCTGAATATATCTGCCAGGAACTTAAGCCATATGGGTTGATTTCAACTAAAGGAAGCGTCATAACAAAAGCAAGGCAAAAAGGAGTGTATGCCACGCAAAGGGCATTCATTCTCGATACTCATGCATTGGAAAGAAGCATCAAGCTAATAGCGAAGACAGACCCTGATTATGTCGAAGTGCTTCCTGGTGTAATCCCTAAAGTAATTAAAGAAATCCACGAGCGGACCGGCAAACCAATATTCGCCGGGGGACTGATCGATCACGTTGATGAAGTCGAACAGGCAATAGCAGCAGGAGCTTCAGCCGTTACGACATCTAATCGACTACTTTGGGACAAATTCAGCGGTACCTAA
- the mutL gene encoding DNA mismatch repair endonuclease MutL encodes MGKIIQLDDALSNKIAAGEVVERPASVVKELVENAIDANSKVVEIDIEEAGLSKIRIIDNGDGIQEDDVLTAFRRHATSKIKDENDLFRIRTLGFRGEALPSIASVSSFEMITSTGDESGTRIHLEGGRLKVHEKAPARKGTDITVSDLFFNTPARLKYMKSIHTELGNITDLVNRLALAHPEVSLRLRHNGRQLLQTNGNGDMRQVLAAIYGLNMAKKMIPIEAESLDFKVKGFISLPEVTRASRNYISTMINGRFIKNYPLVKAIQEGYHTLLPIGRYPLVVLNIEMDPILVDVNVHPSKMEVRLSKELELNTLISETIKKGFKKQALIPSGLIQSKKEKPKSEQTYLELDHLENVKPVQKNQSVLQWADPEDGGKEQVKEHTQIHPISGNDITRDPEKPLINEGVVQETVHSEYDYLNEDLTEEEIPEAEYDHVPSPEQSEEHAESSRVPPMYPIGQMHGTYIMAQNDKGLYIIDQHAAQERIKYEYFRDKVGQVENELQEMLVPLTFEYSLNECMKIEEFKEELEKVGVFLESFGQNSYIVRSHPQWFPKGIEQAIIEEMIEQLLSMKKVDVKKLREEAAIMMSCKASIKANHHLRNDEIQALLDTLRKSSDPFTCPHGRPIIIHYSVYEMEKMFKRIM; translated from the coding sequence ATGGGGAAGATCATTCAATTGGATGATGCATTATCCAACAAGATTGCTGCAGGAGAAGTAGTGGAACGTCCTGCCTCAGTCGTAAAGGAGCTTGTTGAAAATGCCATCGATGCCAATAGTAAAGTGGTGGAAATCGATATCGAGGAAGCCGGTCTTAGTAAAATCCGGATCATTGATAATGGCGACGGCATTCAGGAAGATGATGTACTCACAGCCTTCAGACGTCATGCCACAAGCAAAATCAAAGATGAAAATGATCTATTCCGTATCAGGACCCTCGGTTTCCGCGGCGAAGCCCTTCCGAGTATAGCATCTGTTTCTTCTTTTGAGATGATTACGAGTACAGGGGACGAATCGGGGACAAGAATCCATCTCGAAGGCGGCCGTTTGAAAGTACATGAGAAAGCACCAGCCAGGAAAGGGACTGATATTACTGTCTCAGACTTGTTCTTTAACACGCCTGCCCGATTAAAATACATGAAATCCATTCATACGGAACTGGGGAACATCACGGATTTGGTCAATCGCCTTGCTTTGGCCCACCCTGAGGTATCCTTGAGGTTGAGACATAATGGACGTCAGCTCCTTCAAACAAATGGAAATGGAGATATGCGGCAGGTGCTTGCGGCGATCTATGGATTGAATATGGCGAAGAAAATGATTCCCATCGAAGCAGAATCATTGGACTTCAAAGTGAAGGGATTTATTTCCCTTCCAGAGGTTACAAGAGCTTCAAGGAATTATATTTCTACTATGATCAATGGGAGATTCATTAAGAATTATCCGCTTGTCAAGGCTATCCAGGAAGGGTATCATACCCTTCTTCCAATCGGCCGATATCCACTCGTCGTTTTGAATATCGAAATGGACCCTATACTTGTAGATGTTAATGTCCATCCATCTAAAATGGAAGTAAGGCTGAGTAAAGAGCTGGAGCTGAATACCCTGATTTCAGAAACCATAAAAAAAGGTTTCAAAAAACAGGCGCTCATTCCAAGCGGATTGATTCAATCGAAAAAAGAAAAACCAAAAAGCGAGCAGACTTATTTGGAGCTGGATCATTTAGAGAATGTGAAGCCAGTACAGAAAAACCAGTCTGTTTTGCAATGGGCAGATCCAGAAGATGGTGGCAAGGAACAGGTAAAGGAACACACCCAAATCCATCCTATTTCAGGAAATGATATTACGAGAGATCCTGAGAAGCCTCTTATCAATGAAGGGGTTGTACAAGAAACGGTTCATTCTGAGTATGATTACCTCAATGAAGATTTGACGGAAGAAGAGATCCCTGAAGCAGAATATGATCATGTACCCTCCCCGGAGCAAAGTGAGGAACATGCTGAATCATCAAGGGTCCCGCCCATGTATCCAATTGGACAGATGCACGGAACCTACATCATGGCTCAAAATGATAAGGGGTTATATATCATTGATCAGCACGCGGCGCAGGAACGGATTAAATATGAATACTTTCGTGATAAGGTAGGACAGGTGGAAAACGAACTTCAGGAGATGCTTGTACCTTTAACCTTTGAATATTCATTGAATGAATGCATGAAAATAGAGGAGTTTAAAGAGGAGCTGGAGAAAGTAGGCGTCTTTCTTGAATCATTCGGTCAAAACAGCTATATCGTACGCTCCCATCCTCAATGGTTCCCAAAGGGAATAGAACAAGCAATCATTGAGGAAATGATTGAACAGCTGTTATCCATGAAAAAAGTGGATGTCAAAAAGCTGAGGGAAGAGGCAGCCATCATGATGAGCTGCAAAGCTTCCATCAAAGCCAACCATCATCTACGGAATGATGAAATCCAAGCACTCCTCGATACACTTAGAAAATCCTCAGATCCATTCACATGCCCGCACGGAAGACCGATCATCATCCATTATTCCGTATATGAAATGGAGAAAATGTTTAAAAGAATAATGTAA
- the mutS gene encoding DNA mismatch repair protein MutS yields the protein MAKVTPMVQQYLQIKEDYQDAFLFFRLGDFYEMFFEDALKASKELEITLTSRDGGGEERIPMCGVPYHSAPAYIEQLVEKGYKVAICEQTEDPKQAKGVVRREVVQLITPGTLMEGKGLIEKENNYISSITAFDGGIYGFVYNDLSTGETKATLIINGEEALLNEVSLTGAKEIIVGANFDKGIEKKIMERMPVTFSLEDDTDLPIDFHELFQEEVEEALKKTTARLFNYLKRTQKRSLDHLQPVKTYQLPNFMKIDYYSKRNLELTETIRAKGKKGSLLWLLDETMTAMGGRLLKQWIDRPLISEAEISSRLNMVEVLLEQYFERQELRENLKEVYDLERLAGRVAFGNVNGRDLVQLRKSLEKIPSIQSTVQMLAYPEAQQMAKRLDAIEDLTELLNHAIIENPPLSIKEGGIIQDGYHKDLDEYRDASRNGKNWIAQLEQQERARTGIKSLKIGYNRVFGYYIEVTRANLHLLNDDRDRYERKQTLTNAERFITPELKEKEALILQATEKSTELEYDLFLQIREKVKSYIPRLQKLAQTVSELDVLQCFATISEQRHYTKPSFTSERKLIIRDGRHPVVEKVMNAQEYVPNDCYMDAEKEMLLITGPNMSGKSTYMRQVALTSILAQIGCYVPASEAILPIFDQVFTRIGAADDLISGQSTFMVEMLEAKNAITNATKDSLILFDEIGRGTSTYDGMALAQAIIEYIHHRIGAKTLFSTHYHELTILDEDLPQLKNVHVSAVEQSGKVVFLHKIKDGAADKSYGIHVAELAELPKELINRANDILMQLENQSDEGKPAPKAKMTVREEYIQENDQLSFFSPPVESKAASKEKKIADELMKLNLLEMNPLQAMNALFELQKKLK from the coding sequence ATGGCTAAAGTTACTCCAATGGTTCAGCAATATTTGCAAATAAAGGAAGATTATCAAGATGCCTTTTTATTTTTCCGGTTAGGCGATTTCTATGAAATGTTTTTTGAAGATGCCTTAAAGGCCTCAAAAGAGCTTGAAATCACTCTTACAAGCAGGGATGGCGGGGGTGAGGAACGCATCCCGATGTGTGGGGTTCCTTATCATTCTGCGCCAGCTTATATTGAACAGCTGGTTGAAAAGGGCTACAAAGTGGCTATCTGTGAACAGACCGAAGATCCTAAGCAGGCAAAGGGAGTAGTTAGGAGAGAAGTAGTTCAATTGATCACGCCTGGGACGTTGATGGAAGGTAAAGGATTAATTGAGAAGGAGAATAACTACATATCCTCCATAACAGCATTTGATGGAGGAATCTATGGATTTGTATATAACGATTTGTCCACAGGAGAAACAAAAGCGACCCTAATAATAAATGGTGAAGAGGCGCTTTTAAATGAAGTATCTTTAACAGGTGCCAAAGAAATCATTGTCGGCGCCAATTTTGATAAAGGAATCGAAAAGAAAATAATGGAGAGGATGCCTGTCACATTTTCTCTTGAAGATGATACGGATTTGCCCATTGATTTTCACGAGCTATTCCAAGAAGAAGTTGAAGAAGCGCTGAAAAAAACAACTGCCCGGCTTTTTAATTATTTAAAGAGGACACAAAAGCGCAGCTTGGACCATCTTCAGCCTGTAAAGACATACCAGCTGCCAAATTTCATGAAAATAGATTATTACTCTAAAAGAAATCTAGAGTTGACTGAAACGATTAGGGCAAAAGGGAAAAAAGGCTCATTGCTTTGGCTTCTGGATGAAACGATGACAGCGATGGGTGGCCGGCTTTTAAAGCAATGGATAGACCGTCCCCTTATAAGCGAAGCTGAAATTTCCTCCAGATTGAATATGGTTGAAGTCCTGCTGGAACAATATTTTGAACGACAGGAACTTCGGGAGAATCTTAAGGAAGTATACGATCTCGAAAGACTTGCCGGAAGGGTTGCTTTCGGGAATGTGAATGGGAGAGATCTCGTTCAGCTAAGAAAATCCCTTGAGAAAATTCCTTCTATCCAATCCACTGTTCAGATGCTGGCTTATCCAGAAGCACAGCAAATGGCAAAAAGACTGGATGCTATTGAAGACCTGACAGAGCTCCTTAATCATGCGATCATTGAGAATCCTCCATTATCAATCAAGGAGGGTGGAATCATCCAAGATGGGTATCACAAAGATCTGGATGAATATAGAGATGCCAGCCGCAACGGAAAGAATTGGATTGCTCAGCTGGAGCAGCAGGAAAGGGCACGAACAGGCATCAAATCCTTGAAAATAGGCTATAATCGCGTGTTTGGCTATTATATTGAGGTTACTCGTGCCAATCTTCATTTATTGAATGATGATAGGGACCGATATGAGCGGAAGCAGACGTTGACAAATGCCGAGCGCTTTATCACACCGGAATTGAAGGAAAAAGAAGCATTGATTCTTCAAGCCACCGAAAAGAGCACCGAGCTTGAATATGACCTTTTCCTGCAGATCAGGGAAAAAGTGAAGTCCTATATCCCAAGGCTGCAAAAACTCGCTCAGACGGTAAGTGAACTTGATGTACTTCAATGTTTTGCCACCATCAGCGAACAGAGGCATTATACGAAACCATCATTCACTAGCGAACGAAAGCTCATCATTCGTGATGGCCGCCATCCTGTCGTTGAAAAAGTGATGAATGCACAGGAATACGTTCCAAATGACTGTTATATGGATGCAGAAAAAGAAATGCTTCTCATCACAGGTCCTAATATGTCGGGTAAGAGCACCTATATGAGACAAGTTGCCCTGACGTCCATTCTTGCTCAAATTGGATGCTACGTACCGGCATCGGAAGCGATTCTTCCGATTTTTGATCAAGTATTCACTAGGATCGGGGCAGCAGACGACTTGATTTCCGGGCAGAGTACATTCATGGTGGAAATGCTCGAAGCAAAGAATGCCATCACGAATGCCACTAAGGACAGCCTCATTCTTTTCGATGAAATCGGAAGGGGAACTTCCACCTATGATGGAATGGCCCTCGCACAAGCAATAATTGAATATATTCATCATAGAATCGGGGCTAAGACATTATTCTCCACCCATTACCATGAGTTAACGATCCTTGATGAGGACTTGCCTCAATTAAAAAATGTCCATGTCAGTGCGGTAGAGCAAAGCGGCAAAGTGGTGTTCCTTCACAAAATCAAGGATGGTGCGGCAGATAAGAGTTATGGAATTCACGTGGCAGAATTGGCAGAGCTGCCGAAAGAATTGATCAATAGAGCAAATGATATTTTGATGCAGCTGGAAAATCAAAGCGATGAAGGAAAACCTGCTCCTAAGGCTAAAATGACAGTGCGGGAGGAATATATTCAGGAAAATGATCAGCTTTCCTTCTTTTCTCCACCCGTTGAATCAAAAGCAGCATCAAAAGAAAAGAAAATTGCTGATGAACTAATGAAATTAAACCTTTTAGAAATGAATCCTTTGCAAGCAATGAATGCATTGTTTGAATTGCAGAAAAAGTTGAAATAA
- a CDS encoding GNAT family N-acetyltransferase: MGHFFTFKLNEEQVEDLYNLYQQAWWSGNRKMEDIRTMLGHTEMLFGVCDSNSGKLIGFARVLTDFVYKALLLDVIIDEAFQEKGIGRSLLNHITSHPKLSHVEHLELYCQADKKEYYEKWGFKEIMTDLTFMRKTTTSVPPLH, translated from the coding sequence ATGGGGCATTTTTTTACCTTCAAGTTGAATGAGGAGCAAGTAGAGGATCTGTACAATCTTTACCAGCAGGCATGGTGGTCTGGCAATCGGAAGATGGAAGACATCCGTACGATGCTCGGACATACAGAAATGCTTTTTGGAGTGTGTGATTCAAATTCCGGGAAATTGATCGGTTTTGCCAGGGTCTTGACCGATTTTGTTTATAAGGCACTCCTCCTTGATGTAATCATTGATGAAGCATTCCAAGAAAAAGGAATCGGCAGATCCTTGCTCAACCATATCACTTCCCATCCTAAATTAAGCCACGTTGAGCATCTCGAACTATATTGCCAAGCTGATAAAAAAGAGTACTACGAAAAATGGGGATTCAAAGAAATCATGACAGATCTTACATTCATGAGGAAAACAACCACATCCGTTCCACCACTTCATTAA
- a CDS encoding glyoxalase has product MSFSYSGIDHIQIAGPKGCEEEARHFYGELLGMVEIPKPENLRASGGCWFQCGYQEIHIGVQEDFLPAKKAHPGILVKGLLGLRKRLEVGGVVIKEDEPIEGRIRFSINDPFGNKIEFLEML; this is encoded by the coding sequence ATGTCATTTTCATATAGCGGCATCGATCATATTCAAATTGCGGGTCCTAAAGGCTGTGAAGAGGAAGCGAGACATTTTTATGGTGAACTATTAGGAATGGTTGAAATTCCAAAACCGGAGAATTTGCGGGCAAGTGGCGGCTGCTGGTTCCAATGCGGGTATCAAGAAATACATATTGGGGTGCAAGAAGATTTTCTCCCTGCCAAAAAAGCGCATCCTGGAATTTTGGTTAAAGGATTACTGGGATTAAGAAAGCGTTTGGAAGTTGGAGGAGTGGTGATTAAAGAGGACGAGCCTATTGAAGGCAGGATTCGCTTTTCGATCAATGATCCTTTCGGCAACAAAATTGAATTTTTGGAAATGCTTTAA
- a CDS encoding outer spore coat protein CotE: MAEYREIITKAVVAKGRKFTQSNHTISPPHHPSSILGCWIINHTYKAHKVGKTVEVRGFYEINVWYSHNDNSKTSVVTERVEYTDVIKLKYRDPDCLDDKEICVRVLQQPNCCEAVISPNGNKIIVHVEREFLVEVIGETKVCVAIHPEGCDCDDEWGHDLDDEEFEDLSPDFLVGSEEE; encoded by the coding sequence ATGGCAGAATACAGAGAGATTATCACGAAGGCGGTCGTAGCGAAGGGACGTAAATTCACACAGTCCAATCATACGATCAGCCCACCGCACCATCCATCGAGCATCTTAGGCTGCTGGATTATCAACCATACGTATAAAGCCCATAAGGTTGGTAAAACAGTGGAAGTTCGCGGTTTTTATGAAATTAACGTTTGGTATTCCCACAATGATAATTCCAAAACATCCGTTGTGACAGAGAGAGTAGAATATACAGACGTAATCAAACTGAAATACCGTGATCCAGATTGCTTGGATGATAAAGAAATTTGCGTTCGCGTCCTGCAGCAGCCAAATTGCTGTGAAGCAGTGATTTCGCCAAATGGCAATAAAATCATTGTCCATGTTGAAAGAGAGTTCCTTGTAGAAGTAATCGGGGAGACAAAGGTCTGTGTCGCAATCCATCCAGAAGGCTGCGATTGTGATGATGAATGGGGCCATGACTTGGATGATGAAGAATTTGAAGATCTCAGCCCGGACTTTTTAGTCGGAAGCGAAGAGGAATAA
- the thiW gene encoding energy coupling factor transporter S component ThiW has product MNKTTKIALTGMTAAFGALTGNVFYIPLGAAKAFPIQHLLNVLTGVLLGPWYALAQAFIVSFLRNMMGTGTIFAFPGSMFGALLAGLLFKKSGKITYALLGEAAGTGILGAIVCCPISIWLLGKQAALFGFIPSFLLSSVTGGLIGAFFLRILMRNPILIKRFNLQKGKREFPS; this is encoded by the coding sequence ATGAATAAAACAACCAAAATTGCGTTAACAGGGATGACGGCAGCTTTTGGCGCATTAACCGGAAATGTATTCTACATTCCTTTAGGTGCCGCAAAAGCCTTCCCTATCCAGCATCTGCTCAATGTATTAACTGGTGTTCTCCTTGGACCGTGGTATGCTCTTGCACAAGCTTTTATCGTATCCTTCTTAAGGAACATGATGGGGACAGGAACTATTTTTGCCTTTCCAGGAAGCATGTTCGGAGCCTTATTAGCGGGACTTCTCTTTAAGAAGAGTGGAAAAATCACATACGCTCTTTTGGGTGAAGCAGCAGGAACCGGAATTTTAGGTGCTATTGTTTGCTGCCCTATTTCTATTTGGCTTTTGGGAAAGCAAGCTGCCTTGTTTGGATTTATTCCTTCATTTCTTTTAAGTTCTGTCACAGGTGGATTGATTGGTGCCTTTTTTCTTAGAATCCTGATGAGAAATCCGATTTTAATAAAGCGTTTCAATCTTCAGAAAGGCAAAAGAGAATTTCCTTCGTAA
- a CDS encoding H-type small acid-soluble spore protein, protein MDQNRVKQILSSSADIVVKYNGTSVWIDNLHEDGRTATVHLRGPLEERSDVDINELTEE, encoded by the coding sequence ATGGACCAGAATCGTGTAAAGCAAATACTTTCTTCATCTGCAGATATCGTTGTGAAATACAATGGAACATCCGTTTGGATCGACAACCTGCACGAAGACGGCAGGACGGCTACTGTGCACCTGCGGGGGCCGTTAGAAGAACGTTCTGATGTGGACATTAACGAATTGACCGAAGAATAA
- a CDS encoding RicAFT regulatory complex protein RicA family protein — protein MAKYTKGDIVNRATELAKMIAETEEVDFFKRAEAQINENQKVREMIASIKSLQKQAVNFQHYGKTNALKMVEAKIEAIEKEIDEIPIVQEFKESQTEVNELLQMVSSAISNTVTNEIIESTGGDLLYGQTGSQVKNTAPGSC, from the coding sequence ATGGCGAAATATACAAAAGGCGATATTGTAAACCGTGCAACGGAATTAGCAAAAATGATTGCAGAAACAGAAGAAGTTGATTTCTTCAAGCGTGCCGAGGCGCAAATCAATGAAAATCAAAAAGTAAGGGAAATGATCGCAAGCATCAAGAGTCTTCAGAAGCAAGCGGTTAATTTTCAGCATTACGGCAAGACCAATGCTCTGAAAATGGTAGAAGCAAAAATTGAAGCTATTGAAAAGGAAATCGATGAGATTCCGATTGTACAGGAATTTAAAGAGTCTCAAACGGAAGTTAATGAATTGCTTCAGATGGTGTCATCAGCCATTTCGAATACAGTGACGAATGAAATCATTGAATCGACTGGCGGAGATCTTCTTTATGGTCAAACAGGTTCACAGGTGAAAAATACTGCACCTGGCAGCTGCTAA